Proteins encoded by one window of Gemmatimonadaceae bacterium:
- the rbfA gene encoding 30S ribosome-binding factor RbfA encodes MPPRDTRRPDRVAEGIRMEVATFLAGDVKDPRVRGALVTVTAVEVTRDLGHATVFVSIMGSDAERDSALEGLASTTTHLRARVGRALRLRVAPEITFRYDESVARAARIETLLASVRPTDAPGDGSPSGA; translated from the coding sequence ATGCCGCCGCGTGACACGCGCCGCCCCGACCGGGTGGCCGAGGGCATTCGGATGGAGGTCGCCACGTTCCTCGCCGGCGACGTCAAGGATCCGCGCGTCCGCGGCGCGCTCGTGACCGTCACCGCCGTCGAGGTGACGCGCGATCTCGGGCACGCCACGGTCTTCGTCTCCATCATGGGCAGCGACGCCGAGCGGGACTCCGCGCTGGAGGGGCTCGCGAGCACCACCACGCACCTGCGCGCCCGCGTCGGGCGCGCGCTGCGCTTGCGCGTCGCGCCCGAGATCACCTTCCGGTACGACGAGAGCGTGGCGCGCGCGGCGCGCATCGAGACGCTGCTGGCTTCCGTCCGCCCGACGGACGCACCCGGCGATGGCTCCCCGTCCGGCGCCTGA
- the truB gene encoding tRNA pseudouridine(55) synthase TruB encodes MAPRPAPDGLLLVDKPADVTSHDVVNAARRALGEKRVGHGGTLDPFATGLLVLLVGRATRLLQWLHAEPKVYEATVRFGAETDTEDLGGAVTREAPLPTRAALEAAVPSLLGEIDQVPPAYSAKRVDGRRAYELARAGRDVELAPSRVRIDDILLGSFEGSDDAVSACRMRVTCGGGTYVRSLARDLARAAGSAAHLTALRRERAGVFSLARAIPLELLRSGAPVNLAPAIDALEGYPFQVLSEEEVGQVVRGIDVEARVEGAYAALISGRASSDAAVPAALGRPLSNSVGVCLIAFAERRPSERGERWQPRVVMRDA; translated from the coding sequence ATGGCTCCCCGTCCGGCGCCTGACGGCCTGCTGCTGGTGGACAAGCCGGCGGACGTCACCTCGCACGACGTCGTGAATGCCGCGCGCCGTGCCCTGGGCGAGAAGCGCGTGGGGCACGGCGGCACGCTCGATCCCTTCGCGACGGGACTGCTGGTGCTGCTCGTCGGGCGCGCGACGCGCCTGCTGCAGTGGCTGCACGCCGAGCCCAAGGTCTATGAAGCGACGGTGCGCTTCGGTGCGGAGACCGACACCGAGGACCTCGGCGGCGCGGTGACGCGCGAAGCGCCGCTCCCGACGCGTGCCGCGCTCGAGGCAGCCGTGCCATCGCTGCTCGGCGAGATCGATCAGGTGCCGCCGGCCTATTCCGCCAAGCGCGTGGATGGGCGCCGCGCCTATGAACTCGCGCGCGCCGGGCGTGACGTGGAGCTGGCGCCGTCGCGCGTGCGCATTGACGACATCCTTCTCGGGAGCTTCGAGGGGAGTGACGACGCGGTGTCGGCGTGCCGCATGCGCGTCACCTGCGGGGGCGGCACGTATGTGCGCTCGCTCGCGCGCGACCTGGCGCGCGCCGCGGGCTCGGCGGCGCACCTCACCGCGCTGCGGCGGGAGCGCGCCGGCGTCTTCTCGCTGGCGCGCGCCATTCCGCTCGAACTCCTGCGCTCCGGCGCGCCGGTCAATCTCGCTCCGGCCATTGATGCGCTCGAGGGCTACCCCTTCCAGGTCCTGTCGGAGGAGGAAGTGGGGCAGGTGGTGCGGGGAATAGATGTCGAGGCGAGGGTAGAAGGCGCCTACGCTGCCCTAATCAGCGGGCGCGCCTCATCCGATGCAGCCGTCCCTGCCGCCCTCGGTCGTCCTCTGTCGAATTCTGTCGGAGTCTGCCTCATTGCCTTCGCCGAGCGCCGGCCCTCGGAGCGCGGCGAACGCTGGCAGCCGCGCGTGGTGATGCGCGATGCCTGA
- a CDS encoding bifunctional riboflavin kinase/FAD synthetase yields the protein MPERMDWHVESGLPPDVEGTVVTVGTFDGVHAGHRLVLQRLAARAAETGLRSVLVTFEPHPLEVVNPANAPHLLTVGDEKLEVLAESELDYLAVLPFTPALAQYDAPTFVDAVLRERFGMRELLIGYDHGFGRGRSGDATVLQQLGAARGFGVEVVPPVIAPDGRPVSSTSIRRAIAGGDLERAEGGLGRHYGISGVVIEGVGRGRTLGFRTINLSFPPPRKLLPPDGVYAVRVCTPLGSFGGMMNLGGRPTFGDPARTIETHLFDTAPELYGRRVRVDLVRRLRETRAFESAASLVEQLARDEQAARTALAQD from the coding sequence ATGCCTGAGCGCATGGACTGGCATGTCGAATCGGGGCTCCCGCCCGATGTGGAAGGGACGGTGGTCACCGTGGGCACCTTCGACGGCGTGCACGCCGGTCATCGCCTCGTCCTCCAGCGGCTCGCGGCCCGCGCCGCCGAGACGGGACTGCGCAGCGTGCTCGTCACGTTCGAGCCGCACCCGCTCGAGGTGGTGAACCCCGCCAACGCGCCGCACCTGCTCACGGTCGGGGATGAGAAGCTCGAAGTGCTCGCCGAAAGCGAGCTCGACTACCTCGCGGTGCTGCCGTTTACCCCGGCGCTCGCGCAGTACGACGCGCCCACCTTCGTGGACGCCGTCCTGCGCGAGCGCTTCGGCATGCGCGAACTGCTCATCGGCTACGACCACGGCTTCGGGCGCGGACGCTCGGGCGACGCCACGGTGCTGCAGCAACTGGGAGCGGCGCGCGGCTTCGGGGTCGAAGTCGTGCCTCCGGTCATCGCGCCGGATGGCCGTCCGGTCTCTTCGACGTCGATTCGGCGGGCGATCGCCGGTGGCGATCTCGAGCGCGCCGAAGGGGGGCTCGGCCGCCACTACGGCATCTCCGGCGTCGTCATCGAGGGCGTGGGGCGGGGGAGGACCCTTGGCTTCCGCACGATCAATCTGTCGTTCCCCCCGCCACGCAAGCTGCTGCCGCCCGACGGCGTCTATGCAGTGCGCGTCTGCACCCCGCTCGGGTCGTTCGGCGGGATGATGAACCTCGGCGGTCGCCCGACGTTCGGAGATCCGGCCCGCACCATCGAGACCCACCTCTTCGACACCGCACCGGAATTGTACGGCCGCCGCGTGCGCGTCGACCTCGTGCGGCGGTTGCGGGAAACCCGTGCGTTCGAGAGTGCGGCCTCACTGGTGGAGCAGTTGGCGCGCGACGAACAGGCCGCGCGGACCGCCCTGGCGCAGGATTGA
- the secD gene encoding protein translocase subunit SecD, which produces MTNLKYRLITIALLILASVWALYPRTVVERVKRNGQFVFDTVQRVPLKLGLDLQGGMHLTLEVDESKGTITNKAEALDRALTVVRTRIDEFGVAEPVVQKIGNDRIAVELPGIDDPQRATEVVQKSAYLQFQITDKTQAFEKSVARLDAILKEKGIVAKTSGAAAAAGASKSALPNLFAAGDSAKNLAKDSTKADSAKSSDGPFATKVAKAPGGDPGMYMVAESDREEIDSYLQHPDIKAALPPGKQLKWGADTIVAGQKAYRGLYVLDARPIITGEYLTDAKPNTVPVEGTIVEFQLNNEGGRRFKSETGKHVRDYMAIVLDDRVMSAPIIQSAIGTRGQITMGGSGLQAAQDLALVLRAGALPVPLKVADTRTIGASLGQDSINKGMLAGLVAIALVCVIMVVYYRFSGLMALGGLVLYVLYTLAALAGFHATLTLPGLAGFVLGIGIAVDANVLIFERIREELDHGKSVRTAIEEGFKHAMTAIIDTNVSTALTALVLYQYGTGPVKGFAVTLIAGLVSTLVACVFSVRTFYLVWLNRNRGVESLSI; this is translated from the coding sequence ATGACCAACCTGAAGTACCGGCTGATTACCATCGCGCTGCTTATCCTCGCCTCGGTGTGGGCGCTGTACCCCCGCACGGTGGTTGAGCGCGTCAAGCGCAACGGCCAATTCGTCTTCGATACTGTCCAGCGAGTGCCGCTCAAACTCGGCCTCGACCTGCAGGGCGGCATGCACCTGACGCTCGAGGTCGATGAGTCCAAGGGGACCATCACCAACAAGGCGGAAGCCCTGGATCGGGCCCTCACGGTCGTGCGCACCCGCATCGACGAGTTCGGCGTTGCCGAACCGGTCGTCCAGAAGATCGGGAACGACCGCATCGCGGTGGAACTCCCGGGCATCGACGATCCGCAGCGCGCCACGGAAGTGGTGCAGAAATCGGCGTACCTCCAGTTCCAGATCACCGACAAGACGCAGGCGTTCGAGAAGAGCGTGGCGCGTTTGGATGCGATCCTGAAGGAGAAGGGGATCGTCGCCAAGACGTCGGGGGCGGCGGCCGCGGCTGGCGCCTCGAAGTCGGCGCTGCCGAACCTCTTCGCCGCGGGCGACAGTGCGAAGAATCTGGCCAAGGACAGCACCAAGGCCGACAGCGCCAAGTCGTCGGACGGTCCGTTCGCGACCAAGGTGGCCAAGGCGCCGGGCGGTGATCCGGGGATGTACATGGTGGCCGAGTCGGATCGCGAAGAGATCGACTCGTACCTCCAGCATCCCGACATCAAGGCCGCGCTCCCGCCGGGCAAGCAGCTCAAGTGGGGCGCCGACACGATCGTCGCCGGGCAGAAGGCGTATCGCGGGCTGTACGTGCTGGATGCGCGCCCGATCATCACCGGCGAGTACCTCACCGACGCCAAGCCCAACACGGTGCCGGTGGAAGGGACGATCGTCGAGTTCCAGCTGAATAACGAGGGCGGCCGTCGCTTCAAGAGCGAGACCGGCAAGCATGTGCGCGACTACATGGCCATCGTGCTCGACGATCGCGTGATGTCGGCGCCCATCATCCAGAGCGCCATCGGCACGCGCGGCCAGATCACGATGGGCGGGTCGGGGCTGCAGGCGGCGCAGGACCTCGCGCTCGTGCTTCGCGCCGGCGCGCTGCCGGTGCCGCTGAAGGTGGCCGACACGCGCACCATCGGCGCCTCGCTCGGCCAGGACTCCATCAACAAGGGGATGCTGGCGGGCCTCGTGGCCATCGCGCTCGTCTGCGTGATCATGGTGGTCTACTACCGCTTCTCCGGGCTGATGGCGCTGGGCGGCCTCGTGCTCTACGTGCTGTACACGCTGGCCGCGCTGGCCGGCTTCCACGCTACGCTGACGCTGCCCGGACTGGCCGGCTTCGTGCTCGGCATCGGCATCGCGGTCGACGCCAACGTGCTGATCTTCGAGCGCATCCGGGAGGAGCTCGATCACGGCAAGAGCGTGCGCACCGCCATCGAGGAGGGCTTCAAGCACGCGATGACGGCCATCATCGACACCAACGTGTCGACGGCGCTGACGGCGCTGGTGCTGTACCAGTACGGCACCGGCCCGGTGAAGGGCTTCGCGGTGACCCTCATCGCGGGCCTCGTCTCCACGCTCGTGGCGTGCGTCTTCTCGGTTCGCACGTTCTATCTCGTTTGGCTCAACCGTAACCGCGGCGTCGAGTCGCTGAGCATCTGA
- the secF gene encoding protein translocase subunit SecF: MLRILHGTSIDFIKYWRTAAVLTIAFILLGVGSALFKGGFPYSIEFTGGTLMQVEFTAPPDVAKIRSSLDAAGITGAEITSFGSNREYTIRAQEAAQVEEQAAGAEKVANKIEATLRQAFGDNSFKVGRVESVGPRVGGELRRGAVLAILISFLVTLAYLAWRFEWRFGLAAVLATAHDILTTIAFIKLLHLEISLTVIAAILTVIGYSLNDTIIIFDRVRENLHKNRKMPFYDLLNISVNETLPRSILTHATTLAATLSLLVLAGEVIRPFAWVMSFGIFTGTFSSIYVASPILMWVENKYPRKNEARSGTRAVAARP, translated from the coding sequence ATGCTGCGCATCCTACACGGCACCTCGATCGACTTCATCAAGTACTGGCGCACCGCCGCCGTACTGACCATCGCCTTCATCCTGCTGGGCGTGGGCTCCGCCCTCTTCAAGGGGGGCTTCCCGTACTCCATCGAGTTCACGGGCGGCACCCTGATGCAGGTCGAGTTCACGGCGCCGCCCGATGTGGCGAAGATCCGGTCCTCGCTCGACGCCGCCGGCATCACCGGCGCGGAGATCACCTCGTTCGGCTCGAACCGCGAGTACACCATCCGTGCGCAGGAAGCGGCGCAGGTGGAAGAGCAGGCGGCCGGCGCCGAGAAGGTCGCCAACAAGATCGAGGCGACGCTGCGGCAGGCCTTCGGCGACAACTCGTTCAAGGTGGGCCGCGTCGAGTCGGTCGGCCCGCGCGTCGGCGGCGAACTGCGCCGCGGCGCGGTTCTCGCCATCCTGATCTCGTTCCTCGTGACCCTCGCCTACCTGGCGTGGCGATTCGAGTGGCGCTTTGGCCTGGCCGCGGTGCTCGCCACCGCGCACGACATCCTGACGACGATCGCGTTCATCAAGCTGCTGCACCTCGAGATCTCGCTGACGGTCATCGCGGCGATCCTGACGGTGATCGGCTACTCGCTGAACGACACGATCATCATCTTCGACCGCGTGCGCGAGAACCTGCACAAGAACCGCAAGATGCCGTTCTACGACCTGCTCAACATCTCGGTCAACGAGACGCTGCCGCGGTCCATCCTGACGCACGCCACGACGCTGGCCGCGACGCTGTCGCTGCTCGTGCTGGCGGGTGAGGTCATCCGCCCGTTCGCCTGGGTGATGTCGTTCGGCATCTTCACCGGCACGTTCAGCTCCATCTACGTGGCGTCGCCGATCCTGATGTGGGTGGAGAACAAGTACCCGCGCAAGAACGAGGCGCGCTCGGGAACGCGCGCCGTGGCGGCACGGCCGTAA
- a CDS encoding TatD family hydrolase, producing MPAFIDSHCHLADPAFDADRDDAIARARAAGATALVCIGESPEMARRARAVAAQHPGFIVHTAGVHPHDAASFDPVRDLAALRDELAHGAVALGECGLDYHYDHSPRDQQRRAFAAQLALASELRLPVVVHSREAADDTAAMVQEAGEAGVVGIMHCFAGPGALAEVAVAAGWYISFAGIITFKKWADEALVRLPPADRLLVESDAPYLAPVPHRGQRNEPAFVLQTVTRLAEVRGLSVERMGAVVTENARRCFGLAAPS from the coding sequence ATGCCGGCCTTCATCGATTCGCACTGTCATCTGGCGGATCCGGCGTTCGACGCCGACCGCGACGACGCGATCGCCCGCGCCCGCGCGGCGGGGGCGACGGCGCTGGTCTGCATTGGCGAATCACCCGAGATGGCGCGGCGCGCGCGCGCGGTCGCGGCGCAGCATCCGGGGTTCATCGTGCACACGGCGGGCGTGCATCCGCACGACGCGGCCTCGTTTGACCCGGTGCGCGACCTCGCGGCCCTGCGCGACGAATTGGCGCACGGCGCCGTGGCGCTCGGCGAATGCGGCCTCGACTACCACTACGACCACTCGCCGCGCGACCAGCAGCGCCGGGCCTTTGCCGCGCAGCTGGCGCTGGCCTCGGAGCTCCGCCTCCCGGTGGTGGTGCACTCCCGCGAGGCGGCCGATGACACCGCCGCGATGGTGCAGGAAGCAGGCGAAGCGGGGGTGGTGGGCATCATGCACTGCTTTGCCGGGCCGGGCGCGCTCGCCGAGGTGGCGGTTGCCGCCGGGTGGTACATCTCGTTTGCCGGCATCATCACCTTCAAGAAGTGGGCGGATGAGGCGCTCGTGCGCCTTCCCCCCGCCGACCGGCTGCTGGTCGAGTCGGATGCCCCGTACCTCGCGCCCGTTCCCCATCGCGGCCAGCGCAACGAGCCCGCGTTCGTGCTCCAGACCGTCACGCGCCTCGCCGAGGTGCGCGGCCTCAGCGTCGAACGCATGGGCGCCGTAGTCACGGAGAACGCGCGAAGATGCTTCGGCCTCGCCGCGCCGTCATAG
- a CDS encoding formate--tetrahydrofolate ligase, which produces MPHDPHIVVPTDIEIAQRAKLRPIVEVAADLGLGEDDLDLYGKYKAKISLEVTQRPPKGRLVLVTAINPTAAGEGKTTTSVGLAQALRRLGTNAVLAIREPSLGPVFGVKGGAAGGGYSQVLPMDDINLHFTGDFHAISSAHGLLSAMLDNHLQQGNLLGIDHRRITWPRTIDMNDRALRKCIIGLGGPMDGVPREERFVIIPASEIMAIVALATSPADLERRLGDIVVGSTAGPLRHPVRARELKAAGAMALLLKDAIRPNLVQTLEGGPAFVHAGPFGNIAHGCNSILATRAALALGDVVVTEAGFGSDLGAEKFLDIKCRFGGLNPEVAVVVATIRALKMNGGANKKDLSKEDLKALEKGLPNLEHHIANMQQYGLPVVVAMNRFATDTDAELQMVMECAKRAKVRVAMNEVFARGGAGGEELAKEVLEVLAEGKSKFAPIYDADKPIKHKIHEIVTKVYGADGADYSPKADKAIEYLEANGLGRTPMCMAKTQYSLTDDASKLGRPTGFRMTINEVYPAAGAGFVVAQCGDIMTMPGLPKEPAAERMSVAADGTIAGLF; this is translated from the coding sequence ATGCCCCACGATCCGCATATCGTCGTCCCCACGGACATTGAGATTGCCCAGCGCGCGAAGCTGCGCCCCATCGTTGAAGTTGCCGCCGACCTGGGCCTCGGCGAAGACGACCTCGACCTGTACGGCAAGTACAAGGCGAAGATTTCCCTCGAAGTGACACAGCGTCCGCCCAAGGGGCGGCTGGTGCTCGTCACCGCCATCAATCCGACGGCGGCGGGGGAAGGGAAGACGACGACCTCCGTCGGGCTGGCGCAGGCGCTGCGCCGCCTCGGCACCAACGCCGTGCTCGCCATTCGCGAACCGTCGCTGGGACCGGTCTTTGGCGTGAAGGGCGGCGCGGCCGGCGGCGGCTACTCGCAGGTGCTGCCGATGGACGACATCAACCTGCACTTCACCGGCGACTTCCACGCGATCAGCAGCGCGCACGGCCTGCTGAGCGCGATGCTCGACAATCACCTGCAGCAGGGCAACCTGCTGGGCATCGACCACCGCCGCATCACCTGGCCGCGCACGATCGACATGAACGACCGGGCGCTGCGGAAGTGCATCATCGGCCTGGGCGGCCCGATGGATGGCGTGCCGCGCGAAGAGCGCTTCGTGATCATTCCGGCGAGCGAGATCATGGCGATCGTCGCGCTGGCCACCAGCCCCGCCGACCTCGAGCGGCGCCTCGGCGACATCGTCGTCGGCAGCACCGCGGGCCCGCTGCGTCATCCGGTGCGCGCCCGCGAACTCAAGGCGGCCGGCGCGATGGCGCTGCTGCTGAAGGACGCCATCCGTCCGAACCTCGTGCAGACGCTCGAGGGCGGCCCCGCCTTCGTGCACGCCGGCCCCTTCGGCAACATCGCCCACGGCTGCAATTCCATCCTCGCCACGCGCGCGGCACTGGCGCTCGGCGACGTGGTGGTGACGGAGGCCGGCTTCGGCTCGGATCTCGGCGCCGAGAAGTTCCTCGACATCAAGTGCCGCTTCGGCGGGCTGAATCCCGAGGTCGCGGTCGTCGTGGCCACCATTCGCGCGCTCAAGATGAACGGCGGCGCGAACAAGAAGGACTTGTCGAAGGAAGACCTGAAGGCGCTCGAGAAGGGGCTGCCGAACCTGGAGCACCACATCGCCAACATGCAGCAGTACGGACTCCCGGTGGTGGTGGCGATGAACCGGTTCGCCACCGACACCGACGCCGAGCTGCAGATGGTCATGGAGTGCGCGAAGCGCGCCAAGGTGCGCGTCGCCATGAACGAGGTCTTCGCCCGCGGCGGCGCCGGGGGCGAGGAGCTGGCGAAGGAAGTGCTCGAGGTGCTGGCGGAAGGGAAGTCGAAGTTTGCCCCCATCTACGACGCCGACAAGCCGATCAAGCACAAGATCCACGAGATCGTGACCAAGGTGTACGGCGCCGACGGCGCCGACTACTCGCCCAAGGCCGACAAGGCCATCGAGTACCTCGAGGCGAACGGCCTGGGTCGCACGCCGATGTGCATGGCCAAGACGCAGTACTCGCTCACCGACGACGCGAGCAAGCTCGGCCGTCCGACGGGGTTCCGCATGACGATCAACGAGGTGTACCCGGCGGCCGGCGCCGGCTTCGTGGTCGCGCAGTGCGGCGACATCATGACGATGCCCGGCCTGCCCAAGGAGCCGGCGGCGGAGCGCATGAGCGTCGCGGCGGATGGGACGATTGCTGGTCTGTTCTAG
- a CDS encoding RidA family protein, producing MTKIHHTELAPAAIGPYSQAIAAGGFLFCAGQTPLDPKTMALVEGDVGVQAAQVLKNLHAVLQSAGCTWKDVVKTTIFLRSMGDFAKVNEVYAATLGESRPARSTVAVAGLPKDAQVEIELIAKLP from the coding sequence ATGACCAAGATTCATCACACCGAGCTTGCCCCCGCCGCCATTGGCCCGTACTCGCAGGCGATTGCCGCGGGCGGCTTCCTTTTCTGCGCCGGCCAGACGCCGCTCGACCCGAAGACGATGGCGCTCGTCGAGGGCGATGTCGGCGTGCAGGCTGCGCAGGTGCTCAAGAACCTCCACGCCGTGCTGCAATCGGCCGGCTGCACGTGGAAGGACGTCGTGAAGACCACGATCTTCCTGCGCAGCATGGGCGATTTCGCGAAGGTCAACGAGGTCTACGCGGCCACGCTGGGCGAGAGCCGCCCCGCGCGCTCCACGGTCGCGGTGGCCGGCCTGCCGAAGGATGCGCAGGTCGAAATCGAGCTGATCGCCAAGCTCCCGTAA
- the selD gene encoding selenide, water dikinase SelD: MGPADLSEALAPLARHVDPRLLVGPDTFDDAAVFRLRDDLALVQTVDFFAPIVDDAYDFGRIAAANALSDVYAMGGTPLTALALAAFPENKLPLTLLSEILRGGEDVVRAAGAIVVGGHTISDEEVKYGLAVTGTVHPDQVMSNAGARAGDVLVLTKPLGTGVLATEMKAGALTTERAHALIASMSRLNDVASHAAVQLGVRCATDISGFGLMGHASHVAKASGVTLRFEAASIPALPGAEEALRLGITTGGAKRNERFVLSQIYCAPSVSAVVSALVVDPQTSGGLLLAVPPDRIDEYLALVADAVRIGDVLPRGEHALMLV; the protein is encoded by the coding sequence ATGGGTCCGGCGGACCTATCCGAAGCGCTCGCGCCGCTCGCGCGACACGTGGATCCGCGGCTGCTCGTCGGTCCTGACACCTTCGACGACGCTGCGGTCTTCCGGCTGCGCGACGACCTCGCGCTCGTGCAGACGGTGGACTTCTTCGCGCCCATCGTCGACGATGCGTACGACTTCGGGCGTATCGCGGCGGCGAACGCGCTGTCCGACGTCTACGCGATGGGCGGGACGCCGTTGACGGCGCTTGCGCTCGCGGCATTCCCCGAGAACAAGCTGCCGCTCACGCTGCTCAGCGAGATCCTGCGCGGCGGCGAGGACGTGGTGCGCGCGGCCGGCGCCATCGTGGTCGGCGGACACACGATCAGTGATGAAGAGGTCAAGTACGGGCTGGCCGTCACTGGCACCGTGCACCCGGACCAGGTGATGTCGAATGCCGGCGCCCGCGCCGGCGATGTGCTGGTGCTCACCAAGCCGCTCGGCACCGGCGTGCTCGCGACGGAGATGAAGGCCGGCGCGCTGACGACCGAGCGTGCGCACGCGCTCATCGCCTCCATGTCGCGCCTGAACGACGTCGCCTCGCACGCCGCCGTGCAGCTGGGCGTGCGCTGCGCCACGGATATCTCGGGCTTCGGCCTGATGGGGCACGCGTCGCACGTGGCCAAGGCGAGCGGCGTGACGCTGCGCTTCGAGGCGGCGTCCATTCCCGCGCTCCCCGGCGCCGAGGAGGCGCTGCGGCTCGGCATCACCACGGGGGGCGCCAAGCGCAACGAACGCTTCGTCCTGTCGCAGATCTACTGCGCGCCGTCGGTGTCGGCCGTCGTCAGCGCGCTCGTCGTGGATCCGCAGACCTCCGGCGGACTGCTGCTCGCAGTCCCGCCCGATCGCATCGACGAGTATCTTGCGCTGGTCGCCGATGCCGTCCGCATCGGGGACGTGCTGCCGCGAGGCGAACACGCGCTCATGCTGGTCTGA